From the Brassica napus cultivar Da-Ae chromosome A8, Da-Ae, whole genome shotgun sequence genome, one window contains:
- the LOC106432144 gene encoding glycine, alanine and asparagine-rich protein, with protein MFTKPIILASLLLIVFVSATHSARHKSGNDGSGFGGVPGFDGIPGFGNGFPGTGVGGGYGGGYGGPSGGFGKGGVVRPTVTCRVKGPCNGKKLRCPAKCFSSFSRSGKGYGGGGGGGGCTMDCKKKCIAYC; from the coding sequence ATGTTTACAAAACCGATCATTTTAGCTTCCCTTCTCCTCATCGTCTTCGTCTCTGCAACTCACTCAGCTCGTCACAAGAGCGGAAACGATGGTTCAGGATTCGGGGGTGTACCTGGATTTGACGGAATACCCGGATTCGGAAACGGGTTCCCGGGGACCGGAGTGGGCGGTGGATACGGCGGAGGGTACGGTGGTCCGAGCGGTGGGTTTGGAAAGGGAGGTGTGGTGAGGCCAACGGTGACTTGTAGAGTGAAAGGTCCTTGTAACGGCAAGAAGCTGAGGTGTCCGGCTAAGTGTTTCAGCTCTTTTAGCCGCTCAGGGAAAGGATACGGCggtggaggaggtggtggtggatgCACTATGGATTGTAAGAAGAAATGTATTGCTTATTGTTAA
- the LOC125577353 gene encoding protein LOL2-like — MIAEAETKDTMEEIQTQKKEEEEDEEEGPPPGWESTVLPPPPIAAVTTAVNSTTAAEISEMAQMVCGSCRRLLSYPRGTKHVKCSCCQTVNLVLEAYQVGQVKCSNCELLLMYPYGAPSVRCSSCKSVTDIREDNKRPPWSVLQGPLKTFSSVR; from the exons ATGATCGCCGAAGCCGAGACCAAAGACACGATGGAAGAGATACAAACGcagaagaaagaagaggaagaggatgaggaagaaggTCCTCCTCCGGGATGGGAATCTACcgttcttcctcctcctccgatCGCCGCCGTCACCACCGCCGTGAACTCCACCACCGCCGCCGAAATTTCCG AGATGGCGCAAATGGTGTGTGGATCTTGCAGGCGTTTACTTTCGTATCCCCGAGGAACCAAACACGTCAAGTGTTCTTGCTGTCAGACTGTTAATCTCGTTCTTGAAG CTTACCAGGTTGGTCAGGTGAAGTGTAGCAATTGTGAACTTCTCCTGATGTATCCTTATGGAGCTCCATCTGTCAGATGTTCCTCCTGCAAATCTGTAACAGACATCAGA GAGGACAACAAACGACCTCCATGGTCTGTGCTGCAAGGACCGCTCAAAACTTTCAGCAGTGTCCGGTGA